In Capsicum annuum cultivar UCD-10X-F1 chromosome 11, UCD10Xv1.1, whole genome shotgun sequence, one genomic interval encodes:
- the LOC107847903 gene encoding cysteine and histidine-rich domain-containing protein RAR1 isoform X2 — protein sequence MKQWSCCKKKSHDFSLFLEIPGCKTGKHTTEKPVIAKPSATQNKAVAAPAPAPMTNASPKEACPRCRQGFFCSDHGSQPKEAIPKASNTVPSVPLESNTDAQEDHPAPVKKKVDINEPQICKNKGCGKTFKEKENHDTACSYHPGPAVFHDRMRGWKCCDIHVKEFDEFMSIPPCSKGWHNADPVS from the exons ATGAAGCAGTGGAGTTGTTGCAAGAAAAAAAGTCATGATTTCAGTTTATTTCTCGAAATTCCTGG TTGTAAGACAGGAAAGCACACGACAGAAAAACCAGTGATCGCAAAGCCATCTGCTACCCAAAATAAAGCAGTTGCTGCTCCTGCACCAGCTCCTATGACCAATGCATCACCCAAAGAAGCCTGTCCAAGATGCCGCCAGGGATTCTTTTGTTCAGATCACG GTTCACAACCCAAAGAAGCAATTCCAAAAGCATCAAATACAGTACCATCCGTACCTTTGGAAAGCAATACAGATGCACAGGAAGACCATCCGGCTCCAGTGAAGAAGAAAGTTGATATAAACGAACCCCAAATTTGTAAAAACAAGGGTTGTGGTAAGacctttaaagaaaaagaaaatcacgACACTGCTTGCAGTTATCATCCTGGCCCCGCTGTCTTCCATGACCGGATGAGAGGA TGGAAATGCTGTGATATTCATGTCAAAGAATTTGATGAGTTCATGAGCATACCGCCATGCAGCAAAGGCTGGCACAACGCCGACCCAGTGTCCTAA